One window of Treponema denticola genomic DNA carries:
- a CDS encoding FtsX-like permease family protein: MKLNFYFQLAKKNILTGAKTYIPYIFACSLSIMMFSIMYTLSKEAFSQNSAGLITLMNFGVIIVGFFSMIFIFYGNKFLIKNRVKEIGLYTVLGLEKKHIAGVLFFEFLACYFLSLFFGAIGSALFGKLCFLILFKVSGIPSKINYSLSFSFLKPASIVFLCFFTINYLYNLKKISLLNSIQLLTESKSGEKRSKYLRLKTFLAILFIGSGYTLSVLSLNPIAALKTFLPAVLLVIAGTFFFFESITIFILNKMKKRKSYYRPAKFISVSGMIYRMGQHAKGLASICILLTMILLTLASVTSIYMVSEKIISKAFIRNHQLNRLFKKDNIELQNKENLLADIKEIGLKYNMETNDFLYVRYFYGISNINDNALYENDDSYFSRNNVQIMLCSFEDFKNIFPNELYKKLLTDAASMSDDEFFIFSNKKIDYKKPLQIGQKEFKLKKLESEFISIMNNSPYIPYSPFPYINLIAKNSENLELIKNELNALKENARARFKNKKLLALEESLFWNTSADNLKTIPPNYIQDIKKLAKSSDAGFFYDNKFQSYKDRREFDGSFLFLGGFLSLMFLIWLILIMYFKQIAEGVEDRKRYQIMLKIGMDSSLIKKASHAQLVWLFVLPVLVSIVHCFFASPLFSRLLLVFGLFNTAVFFAALLLTGGFTLILYLLFYKITLNKYNKIIN, encoded by the coding sequence ATGAAACTTAATTTTTATTTTCAGCTTGCCAAAAAAAATATTTTGACGGGAGCAAAAACCTATATCCCCTACATTTTTGCCTGCTCACTTTCGATAATGATGTTCTCGATTATGTATACGCTTTCAAAAGAAGCCTTTAGTCAAAATTCAGCCGGTTTAATTACCTTGATGAATTTCGGTGTGATAATAGTAGGTTTCTTTTCAATGATTTTTATCTTTTACGGAAATAAATTTTTGATTAAAAACAGAGTAAAAGAAATAGGACTTTATACCGTTTTAGGGCTCGAAAAAAAGCATATTGCAGGTGTTTTATTTTTTGAATTCCTAGCCTGTTATTTTTTGAGTTTATTCTTCGGAGCAATCGGCTCTGCTCTTTTCGGAAAATTATGCTTTTTAATATTGTTTAAGGTAAGCGGTATTCCTTCAAAAATAAATTACAGTCTTTCTTTTAGCTTTTTAAAACCTGCGAGTATCGTATTCTTGTGTTTTTTTACAATAAATTATCTTTATAATTTAAAGAAGATAAGCCTTTTAAATTCTATTCAGCTTTTAACCGAATCAAAGAGCGGGGAAAAAAGATCGAAATATTTACGCTTAAAGACATTTCTTGCTATTCTTTTTATCGGAAGCGGTTATACTCTTTCAGTTTTAAGTCTTAATCCCATAGCTGCCTTAAAAACATTTTTACCTGCCGTTCTGCTTGTGATTGCCGGCACCTTTTTCTTTTTTGAAAGTATTACTATTTTTATTTTAAATAAAATGAAAAAACGCAAATCCTATTACAGGCCTGCAAAATTTATTTCCGTTTCTGGAATGATTTATAGGATGGGACAGCATGCAAAGGGTTTGGCAAGTATTTGTATTTTGCTTACGATGATCTTACTTACTCTAGCTTCAGTAACAAGTATTTATATGGTAAGCGAGAAAATCATATCAAAGGCTTTTATACGAAATCATCAATTGAATAGGCTCTTTAAAAAAGACAATATAGAATTACAAAATAAAGAGAACTTACTTGCAGACATAAAAGAGATAGGCTTAAAGTATAATATGGAAACAAATGATTTTTTATATGTAAGATATTTTTATGGAATTTCAAATATAAACGATAATGCTCTTTATGAAAATGATGATTCATATTTTTCCCGCAACAATGTTCAGATTATGTTGTGCAGTTTTGAAGATTTTAAAAATATTTTCCCTAATGAACTCTATAAAAAATTATTGACGGATGCTGCAAGTATGAGTGATGATGAGTTTTTTATTTTTTCTAATAAGAAGATTGACTATAAAAAGCCATTACAAATAGGGCAAAAAGAATTTAAACTAAAAAAACTTGAAAGCGAATTTATTTCTATAATGAATAACTCGCCTTATATTCCGTATTCTCCCTTTCCTTATATAAATCTGATAGCTAAAAATTCTGAAAATCTTGAGCTTATTAAAAATGAATTAAACGCATTAAAAGAAAATGCAAGGGCTCGGTTTAAAAACAAAAAACTGCTTGCACTTGAAGAATCATTGTTTTGGAATACTTCCGCCGATAATCTTAAAACTATCCCTCCAAACTACATTCAAGACATAAAAAAATTGGCAAAGTCTTCGGACGCAGGTTTTTTTTATGATAATAAATTTCAGTCTTATAAAGACAGAAGAGAATTTGACGGAAGCTTTTTATTTTTAGGAGGCTTTTTAAGTCTTATGTTTTTAATATGGCTCATCCTAATTATGTACTTCAAACAGATTGCTGAAGGTGTAGAAGATAGAAAACGCTATCAAATAATGCTAAAAATAGGAATGGACTCTTCTTTAATCAAAAAAGCTTCACACGCCCAGCTTGTCTGGCTCTTTGTGCTGCCTGTTTTGGTTTCTATAGTCCACTGCTTTTTTGCTTCTCCCTTGTTCAGTCGCCTCCTATTGGTCTTCGGCCTTTTTAACACGGCAGTCTTTTTTGCCGCCCTGCTTTTAACCGGAGGCTTTACCCTGATTTTATATTTGCTTTTTTATAAGATTACTTTAAATAAGTATAATAAAATTATCAATTAA
- a CDS encoding sodium-translocating pyrophosphatase, protein MSISLALYAVLGGGIVALAYALVRTLWIYKQKVSDQALKEIGGHIADGAMAFLRREYITLLPFIAIVAVFLAIGNKGALKFQSLSFLLGALASMSAGYIGMRVATQANSRTTQAAKDHGLNGALKVAFSGGSVMGMSVVGLAFIGLFIVLILSTSILGTTENVLKDIILPLATAFSLGASSIALFSRVGGGIYTKAADVGADLVGKVEAGIPEDDPRNPATIADNVGDNVGDVAGMGADLFESFVGSLVGAMILGLIVNTPDSSLKLRMMLLPLLISVVGLAASLIGTFFVKAKPGSNPQKALNTGTFGAAIIATIFVFFTVKFVMGTETFNGTQGYLHVFASTVIGLAAGVLIGIITEFYTGTGKKPVKGIVDACETGAATTIISGLAVGMRSAFPVMILIGASIFSSFMLAGLYGVGIAAVGMLVTLGIQLAVDAYGPIADNAGGLAEMANFPKDVRNITDSLDAVGNTTAAIGKGFAIGSAALTAIILFTSFKEQAGVASVDITNINVLVGVLLGGVFPFLFSALTMSAVGKAAHKMIEEVRSQFRQHPGILENTEKPDYKRCVDISTQAALKEMVIPGIAAIVTPILVGFAGGPAMLIGLLTGVTVSGVVLAVFMSNAGGAWDNAKKMIEGGIAGGKGSLSHKAAVVGDTVGDPFKDTSGPSINILIKLMSMVSLVIAPMLKIYWG, encoded by the coding sequence ATGAGTATTTCACTCGCATTGTATGCTGTGCTCGGAGGCGGGATTGTTGCCCTAGCTTATGCACTTGTAAGAACCTTGTGGATCTATAAACAAAAGGTTTCAGATCAGGCTTTAAAAGAAATCGGAGGCCATATAGCCGATGGGGCTATGGCTTTTTTAAGAAGGGAATATATAACTCTTCTTCCTTTCATTGCCATAGTTGCAGTTTTTCTAGCGATAGGAAATAAAGGAGCTTTGAAGTTCCAATCTCTTTCATTCTTGCTTGGTGCTCTTGCTTCAATGTCAGCCGGTTATATAGGTATGCGTGTTGCAACACAGGCCAACTCACGCACAACACAGGCTGCTAAGGATCATGGCCTAAACGGAGCTTTGAAAGTCGCTTTTTCAGGCGGAAGCGTTATGGGAATGAGCGTTGTAGGACTTGCCTTTATAGGTCTTTTTATCGTTCTTATTCTCTCTACTTCAATATTGGGAACTACGGAAAACGTACTCAAAGATATTATTTTACCTCTGGCTACAGCTTTTTCACTGGGAGCATCCTCTATTGCACTATTCTCACGTGTAGGCGGCGGTATTTACACAAAGGCTGCCGACGTAGGAGCCGACCTTGTAGGAAAGGTTGAAGCAGGTATCCCCGAAGATGACCCCCGAAACCCTGCTACTATCGCAGACAACGTAGGAGATAACGTAGGTGACGTTGCAGGAATGGGAGCCGACCTCTTTGAGTCCTTTGTAGGCTCATTGGTAGGAGCCATGATTTTAGGTCTAATCGTAAACACTCCGGATTCTTCTTTAAAATTGAGGATGATGCTTTTACCTCTGCTCATTTCGGTTGTAGGTCTTGCAGCTTCCTTAATCGGAACATTCTTTGTAAAAGCAAAACCGGGTTCAAACCCTCAAAAGGCCCTCAATACTGGAACCTTCGGCGCAGCTATCATTGCAACAATTTTCGTTTTCTTTACCGTAAAATTTGTTATGGGAACCGAAACATTTAACGGAACTCAAGGTTATTTACACGTCTTCGCTTCTACGGTAATAGGTCTTGCCGCAGGCGTTTTAATCGGTATCATTACCGAATTCTACACAGGTACAGGAAAAAAGCCTGTTAAGGGAATCGTAGATGCTTGCGAAACAGGAGCTGCAACCACGATTATTTCAGGTTTAGCCGTAGGTATGAGAAGTGCTTTCCCCGTTATGATTTTAATCGGAGCTTCAATCTTTTCAAGCTTTATGCTTGCAGGCCTTTACGGCGTAGGTATAGCTGCTGTAGGTATGTTGGTAACCTTAGGAATTCAGCTTGCAGTTGACGCTTACGGCCCAATAGCCGACAATGCAGGAGGTCTTGCAGAGATGGCAAACTTCCCCAAAGATGTCCGCAATATTACAGACAGCCTCGATGCTGTAGGAAATACAACAGCCGCTATCGGTAAGGGTTTTGCTATCGGATCAGCTGCCTTAACAGCCATTATCCTCTTTACTTCATTCAAAGAGCAGGCCGGTGTAGCAAGCGTAGATATTACAAATATCAATGTTCTTGTAGGCGTTCTCTTGGGAGGCGTTTTTCCCTTCTTGTTCTCGGCCCTAACAATGTCGGCAGTAGGAAAGGCTGCCCACAAGATGATCGAAGAGGTCCGCAGCCAGTTTAGGCAGCACCCAGGCATCTTGGAAAATACCGAAAAGCCCGATTATAAGAGATGTGTAGACATCAGTACTCAGGCCGCTTTAAAAGAAATGGTCATACCCGGTATTGCTGCAATAGTAACACCTATATTAGTAGGCTTTGCAGGAGGCCCTGCAATGTTAATCGGCCTTTTGACAGGTGTAACTGTATCCGGCGTTGTATTGGCAGTCTTTATGTCCAATGCAGGCGGTGCATGGGATAATGCAAAGAAGATGATTGAAGGCGGAATCGCAGGCGGAAAAGGCTCACTTTCTCACAAGGCCGCTGTTGTAGGCGATACTGTAGGCGACCCCTTCAAAGACACTTCCGGCCCCTCCATCAATATATTGATTAAGCTTATGTCAATGGTTTCATTGGTTATAGCCCCGATGTTAAAAATATACTGGGGATAA
- a CDS encoding protein-glutamate methylesterase/protein-glutamine glutaminase — protein MEDIRVLIVDDSALMRNLIGKIVDATPGLKIADKAMNGRFALQKLDRVAPDVIVLDLEMPEMNGIEFLRELKKQNIKIPVVILSSIAKEGAKITMDCLELGACDFITKPSGSESANLNTVSETLSKMLLAYGRRHQIETGTRSTDTAKPFSEPFKSSILNPMTAAEPQKEEKPKPQREHGNIQIIAIGISTGGPNALRQVFASIDKELPQPIVVVQHMPPGFTKEFASSLDKICPLEVKEAEDGDLIKPGRILIAPGGKHLVVEKRSLAAVAKVIDTEPQSGHKPSVDVLFGSVAKEYQNHALGIIMTGMGKDGAENITKLYTEGSRTIGQDEASSVVYGMPRVAWEMGGVMEQVGLDNMAVAINRYGKEFA, from the coding sequence ATGGAAGATATTCGTGTTTTAATAGTGGATGATTCTGCATTGATGAGGAACCTTATAGGGAAGATTGTTGATGCTACTCCGGGTCTAAAAATAGCCGATAAGGCTATGAACGGCCGTTTTGCTCTTCAAAAACTTGACCGTGTGGCTCCGGATGTTATCGTTTTAGACTTGGAAATGCCTGAAATGAACGGTATCGAATTTTTAAGAGAGTTAAAAAAGCAAAATATAAAGATTCCTGTAGTAATTTTGTCCAGTATTGCAAAAGAAGGTGCAAAAATTACTATGGATTGTTTAGAACTTGGAGCTTGCGATTTTATTACAAAGCCTTCCGGTTCGGAATCTGCCAATCTTAATACGGTTTCAGAAACTCTTTCCAAAATGTTGCTTGCTTACGGACGCCGTCATCAAATTGAGACAGGTACAAGAAGTACAGATACGGCGAAACCTTTCTCTGAGCCATTTAAGAGTTCTATCCTCAACCCTATGACAGCTGCTGAGCCTCAAAAAGAAGAAAAACCTAAACCTCAAAGAGAACATGGAAATATTCAGATTATTGCTATAGGTATTTCGACCGGAGGACCGAATGCTTTACGCCAAGTTTTTGCGTCCATCGATAAAGAGCTTCCGCAGCCGATAGTTGTGGTTCAGCACATGCCTCCCGGGTTTACAAAGGAATTTGCTTCCAGTTTGGACAAAATCTGTCCTCTTGAAGTAAAAGAAGCGGAAGACGGCGATCTTATAAAGCCCGGCCGTATTCTTATCGCTCCCGGCGGAAAACATCTGGTTGTAGAAAAACGATCTCTTGCCGCAGTTGCAAAGGTTATAGATACGGAGCCTCAAAGCGGCCATAAGCCCAGTGTCGATGTTCTGTTTGGATCTGTTGCAAAGGAATACCAAAACCATGCCCTCGGAATAATCATGACCGGTATGGGAAAGGATGGTGCCGAGAATATCACAAAGCTTTACACCGAAGGTTCCCGTACCATAGGACAAGATGAAGCTTCTTCAGTTGTATACGGTATGCCTCGGGTTGCATGGGAAATGGGCGGAGTTATGGAACAGGTAGGCCTTGATAATATGGCTGTTGCCATAAACCGTTACGGAAAGGAATTTGCTTAA
- a CDS encoding sensor histidine kinase, with protein sequence MNITETGKLKLSIIIKSFFKDNFLFIFVPFLLILLQVLILYLSNAEMGLVSYISLLSVSILIIFFILKFIFYYRKIKNYFDLVEQYEVNSESSFFDNEEFENRLDLSLSQIISLKKIKKIILEREASIYNNRKMLTDQNDYFSLWIHQIKTPITSINILLQNMNSSKDEIFEIKRALLSIDNYTQMALHYLKLQRPDRDLDFIKFNLNEVLQNIFRKYRSIFIYKNIELNYKPCDLNIISDQVLFELMIEQIISNSLKYCGIDGKRGILSISIENQNPSVLIIEDNGIGISPSDLPKIFDKGYSGLNGRLSEKATGLGLYLAREISERLGCTLTINSRQGEWTRAEVKLGTETSILTKM encoded by the coding sequence ATGAACATCACGGAAACAGGTAAGTTAAAATTAAGCATAATTATAAAAAGTTTTTTTAAAGATAATTTTTTATTTATATTTGTTCCGTTTCTTTTAATCCTCTTACAAGTGCTTATCTTATATTTAAGCAATGCCGAAATGGGGCTCGTATCTTATATAAGCTTATTAAGTGTTTCCATTTTGATTATCTTCTTTATATTAAAATTTATTTTTTACTATCGTAAAATAAAAAACTATTTTGACCTTGTAGAACAATATGAAGTAAATTCGGAAAGTTCATTTTTTGATAATGAAGAGTTTGAAAACAGGCTTGACCTTTCTTTATCGCAAATTATTTCATTAAAAAAGATAAAAAAAATAATCTTGGAAAGAGAAGCCTCTATTTATAATAACCGAAAAATGCTTACCGATCAAAACGATTATTTTTCTCTTTGGATTCATCAAATAAAAACTCCTATTACTTCTATAAATATTTTATTGCAAAATATGAATTCCTCAAAAGATGAAATATTTGAAATAAAAAGAGCTCTTTTAAGTATAGATAATTATACCCAAATGGCATTACATTATTTAAAGCTCCAAAGACCGGATAGGGATTTGGACTTTATTAAGTTTAATTTAAATGAAGTTTTGCAAAATATCTTCCGTAAATACAGAAGTATTTTTATTTATAAAAATATAGAGCTTAATTATAAACCTTGTGATCTAAACATTATAAGCGATCAAGTTCTTTTTGAATTGATGATTGAACAGATAATTTCCAACAGCCTAAAATATTGCGGCATAGACGGCAAAAGAGGAATTTTAAGCATCTCTATTGAAAATCAAAATCCTTCAGTCCTTATAATTGAAGACAATGGAATCGGAATAAGCCCTTCAGACCTACCTAAAATCTTCGATAAGGGATATTCCGGTTTAAACGGCCGTCTCAGCGAAAAAGCTACAGGCCTCGGCCTCTACCTTGCTCGGGAAATATCCGAAAGACTCGGCTGCACTCTTACAATAAACTCTCGTCAAGGTGAATGGACTAGGGCAGAGGTTAAACTCGGAACGGAAACCTCAATCCTTACAAAAATGTAA
- a CDS encoding DUF5058 family protein: MDNYLNVANSWVLWLAAFPLLIAVLFQAVIFSKKAKDAAKIVGLSDADVRKSFRIGMTSSIGPVLGVFIVMLGLMSVIGGPLAWMRLSIIGAASTELAAAQMAAQAQGIDLSSPDYGLINFANATWVMALNGSAWLFVTGLFSDKMNILSNKISRGDPAKLAILMVTAMSGAFGFLCSNEITKALRSVKGKNYPAVAAAVSAALLMVVFEKLGNKYPKLKEYSLGIVMILAMVIAMVFKDLILK; encoded by the coding sequence ATGGACAATTATTTGAATGTTGCGAACTCTTGGGTTTTATGGCTTGCAGCTTTTCCGTTATTGATTGCGGTGTTGTTTCAAGCTGTAATTTTTAGCAAAAAAGCAAAGGATGCGGCTAAAATCGTAGGCTTAAGTGATGCCGATGTGCGGAAGTCTTTCCGTATCGGTATGACCTCGTCTATCGGTCCAGTTTTGGGCGTTTTTATCGTAATGCTGGGCTTAATGTCGGTAATAGGCGGCCCCCTTGCATGGATGCGCCTTTCTATCATAGGCGCGGCATCAACGGAGCTTGCGGCGGCACAGATGGCAGCTCAAGCCCAAGGCATTGATTTATCAAGTCCGGATTACGGCTTAATAAATTTTGCAAATGCAACATGGGTCATGGCACTAAACGGAAGTGCATGGCTTTTTGTGACGGGTCTATTCTCCGATAAAATGAATATTTTATCAAATAAAATATCACGCGGTGATCCTGCAAAACTTGCTATTTTAATGGTTACGGCAATGAGCGGAGCCTTCGGCTTTTTATGCAGTAATGAAATAACAAAAGCACTTCGATCGGTAAAAGGAAAAAATTATCCGGCTGTTGCTGCTGCCGTATCTGCAGCTCTTCTAATGGTTGTATTTGAAAAACTCGGTAACAAATATCCTAAATTAAAAGAATACAGTTTAGGAATAGTTATGATTCTTGCAATGGTAATTGCAATGGTATTTAAAGACTTAATTTTAAAATAA
- a CDS encoding PTS transporter subunit IIC, whose product MNNSFKNFLAKKNIEISAKRYFIDAMSAMAMGLFSSLLVGTILNSIGLKLNIPFLTETVWPICRDMTGAAIGIAIAHSLKAHTFVLFSATIVGFAGNKLGGPVGAFIATIISTELGKAVSRETKIDLIVTPMVTIISGTIIAALVGPGMSSFMTWLGKIIMEATALQPFWMGVTVSVLVGVILTLPISSAAICMMLSLAGLAGGAATVGCAAQMIGFAVMSYRDNGLGGSFAVGIGTSMLHMPNIIKNPKIWIPPTLTAAVLGPLATIIFKMENIPLGSGMGTCGLVGQIGTITAMDSIGRGGVNTYFAILLLHFILPAILALFFTFILRKINWIKDGDLKLDL is encoded by the coding sequence ATGAACAACTCTTTTAAAAACTTTTTGGCTAAAAAGAATATCGAAATATCAGCTAAGCGTTATTTTATTGATGCTATGAGTGCGATGGCCATGGGGCTTTTTTCTTCGCTTTTGGTAGGTACGATTTTAAACAGTATCGGCCTTAAACTTAATATTCCTTTTTTGACCGAAACAGTCTGGCCGATTTGCCGAGATATGACGGGGGCCGCAATAGGCATAGCCATAGCCCATTCTTTAAAAGCCCACACCTTTGTGCTTTTTTCGGCAACGATAGTAGGCTTTGCAGGAAACAAGCTTGGCGGGCCTGTAGGTGCATTTATCGCAACGATAATCAGTACCGAGCTGGGAAAGGCCGTCTCCCGCGAAACAAAGATTGATCTTATCGTTACTCCTATGGTAACTATTATTTCCGGTACTATAATTGCGGCCTTGGTAGGGCCGGGAATGTCCTCATTTATGACATGGCTCGGAAAAATCATTATGGAAGCTACTGCCCTCCAGCCGTTTTGGATGGGAGTTACGGTTTCGGTGTTGGTCGGTGTCATTCTTACCCTGCCTATAAGCAGTGCCGCCATCTGTATGATGCTTTCTCTTGCAGGGCTTGCAGGAGGGGCTGCAACTGTAGGCTGTGCCGCTCAAATGATAGGCTTCGCGGTTATGAGTTATCGGGATAACGGCCTTGGAGGAAGTTTTGCCGTAGGCATAGGAACAAGTATGCTCCACATGCCAAATATTATCAAAAATCCTAAGATATGGATACCGCCGACCTTGACGGCTGCTGTTTTAGGCCCCTTGGCTACTATCATTTTTAAAATGGAAAACATACCCCTCGGTTCAGGAATGGGAACCTGCGGCCTTGTCGGTCAAATAGGAACTATTACGGCCATGGACTCTATAGGGAGGGGAGGTGTGAACACATATTTTGCTATTCTTCTTTTACACTTTATCCTGCCGGCTATTTTAGCATTATTTTTTACCTTTATTTTAAGAAAAATAAATTGGATTAAGGATGGAGATTTAAAGCTGGATCTTTAA
- a CDS encoding ABC transporter ATP-binding protein, translating to METLLDVKNVQKIYRSRFSKQGTVALRDVSFSVKKNEFTAIMGESGSGKTTLLNLLATLDKPSSGEIFLKGEPISKIKGKDISAFRRNKLGFVFQDYNLLDQFSVKDNILLPLVLSNYPIDEMNKRLLPLAEVLRISSLLEKYPYEISGGQCQRAAAARAFITKPQLILADEPTGALDSKSSDMLLETFSQMNEAGQTIIMVTHSARAASYAKRVLFLRDGNIYYEIYKGDMGQALFRERINEGLFMMNRMDS from the coding sequence ATGGAAACATTGCTTGATGTTAAAAATGTTCAAAAAATTTACAGATCCCGATTTTCAAAACAGGGAACGGTTGCCTTGCGCGATGTAAGTTTTTCGGTAAAGAAAAATGAATTTACGGCTATTATGGGAGAATCCGGTTCGGGTAAAACGACCTTGCTTAATTTACTTGCAACCTTGGATAAACCTTCTTCCGGTGAGATATTTTTAAAAGGAGAACCCATATCAAAAATAAAGGGTAAGGATATTTCGGCTTTTAGGCGTAATAAATTAGGCTTTGTGTTTCAAGATTATAATCTCTTGGATCAGTTTTCCGTAAAGGATAATATATTGCTTCCTCTCGTGCTCTCAAATTATCCCATTGATGAGATGAATAAAAGACTTCTTCCTCTTGCTGAAGTCTTGAGGATTTCAAGCCTTCTCGAAAAATATCCTTATGAGATTTCAGGCGGGCAATGTCAAAGGGCCGCTGCTGCAAGGGCCTTTATTACAAAACCGCAACTCATCTTGGCCGATGAACCTACAGGCGCCCTTGATTCAAAATCCTCGGATATGCTTTTAGAAACTTTTTCTCAAATGAATGAGGCCGGGCAGACTATCATAATGGTAACCCATAGTGCACGGGCGGCTAGTTATGCAAAGCGTGTTTTGTTTTTACGTGACGGAAATATTTATTACGAAATATACAAAGGCGATATGGGACAGGCTCTATTCAGAGAAAGAATCAACGAAGGCCTTTTTATGATGAACAGAATGGATTCGTAA
- a CDS encoding response regulator transcription factor, which produces MKQLIKILIVEDDKTIASVLKKNLEQWDFNVRCAKNFTNILEEFEDYKPSLVLMDIGLPAFNGYHWCSEIRNKSQVPIIFLSSRNDKMDIVMAMQMGGDDYIEKPFDMDIAIAKIQAVIRRTYQFTASMNEVGFAGTVLNLSTLTLVYNNKTTLLTANEIKILKCLYLAQGEFVSREKIMDVLWQNNQFVDDNTLSVNITRLRKKLENAGLFNFIENKKGLGYKLNEHHGNR; this is translated from the coding sequence ATGAAACAGCTTATAAAAATTTTGATTGTAGAAGATGATAAAACAATAGCCTCGGTCTTAAAAAAGAATTTGGAGCAATGGGACTTTAATGTACGCTGTGCAAAAAATTTCACCAATATCTTAGAGGAGTTTGAAGACTATAAACCCTCTCTGGTCTTAATGGATATAGGGCTTCCGGCATTTAACGGTTATCATTGGTGTTCCGAAATCAGGAATAAGTCTCAAGTCCCTATTATCTTTTTATCTTCCCGTAACGATAAGATGGATATTGTAATGGCTATGCAAATGGGAGGCGATGATTATATCGAAAAACCCTTTGATATGGATATAGCCATTGCAAAGATACAGGCCGTTATCAGGCGGACATACCAATTTACCGCTTCAATGAATGAAGTCGGTTTTGCGGGGACCGTTTTAAATTTGAGCACGCTCACTCTTGTGTATAATAATAAGACGACCTTATTGACTGCAAATGAAATTAAAATTTTAAAATGCCTTTATCTGGCTCAAGGCGAATTTGTTTCGAGAGAAAAAATTATGGATGTGCTGTGGCAAAATAATCAGTTTGTGGACGATAATACTCTTTCGGTAAATATAACCCGCTTACGCAAAAAGCTGGAAAATGCCGGTCTTTTTAATTTTATCGAAAACAAAAAAGGTTTGGGGTATAAACTAAATGAACATCACGGAAACAGGTAA
- a CDS encoding M20 metallopeptidase family protein produces the protein MDILKKVKEIEKDIISWRRHLHQNPEVGFELPNTIDFVCKKLDEFGIEYDRNAAKSAVIGYIHGAEKGDVIALRADMDALPVCEATGLEFASKNSFMHACGHDAHTSILLGTAKVLNDLKDNFKGTVKLIFQPAEELGTGSVDICEKGILDDVKEILGLHVGCISDEVKSGEFLFSKGSMMACMDKFSIKVKGVGAHGAYPSLSVDPVVIGSHIVVAIQEILGREVHPTEPAVITVGQFHSGSAFNIIPPEAYLEGTVRAVTNETRELIAKRIEEVASNIAKAFRGSIEYQFFRQPPPLINDSKVTDKVMEVAKELFPNDVKLMQRPVMGGEDFAWYLEKVPGSFIFLATPSPIEGKVWPHHNPKFALDESQFYRGAALFAAYVMKELGK, from the coding sequence GTGGATATATTAAAAAAAGTAAAAGAGATAGAAAAAGACATAATTTCTTGGCGCCGCCATTTGCATCAAAATCCTGAGGTTGGCTTTGAGCTTCCTAATACAATAGATTTTGTATGTAAAAAATTGGATGAGTTTGGAATTGAGTATGATAGAAATGCGGCAAAAAGTGCCGTTATAGGTTATATTCACGGTGCAGAAAAAGGAGATGTTATCGCTCTGCGTGCAGACATGGATGCCCTTCCTGTTTGTGAAGCTACGGGGCTTGAGTTTGCTTCTAAGAATTCCTTTATGCATGCTTGCGGTCATGATGCTCATACTTCAATATTGCTTGGGACTGCAAAGGTATTAAACGATTTAAAAGACAATTTTAAAGGAACCGTTAAGCTTATCTTCCAGCCTGCGGAAGAACTGGGAACAGGCTCTGTAGACATTTGTGAAAAAGGAATCCTTGATGATGTAAAAGAAATCCTGGGACTCCATGTAGGCTGTATAAGCGATGAAGTAAAGTCCGGAGAATTCCTTTTTTCAAAGGGCTCGATGATGGCCTGTATGGATAAATTTTCAATTAAGGTTAAGGGTGTAGGAGCTCACGGAGCTTATCCTTCTCTTTCAGTAGACCCCGTTGTAATCGGCTCTCATATAGTTGTCGCCATACAGGAAATCTTAGGCCGCGAGGTACATCCAACGGAACCGGCTGTAATAACGGTTGGGCAATTCCATTCAGGTTCGGCATTCAATATAATTCCGCCTGAAGCCTATCTTGAGGGAACAGTACGGGCCGTAACAAATGAAACGAGGGAATTGATCGCAAAACGAATTGAAGAAGTTGCCTCCAATATTGCAAAGGCTTTTAGGGGTTCAATTGAATATCAATTCTTTAGACAGCCGCCGCCTCTTATAAACGATTCGAAGGTTACGGATAAGGTTATGGAAGTTGCCAAAGAACTTTTCCCGAATGATGTTAAGCTTATGCAGCGTCCTGTTATGGGAGGAGAAGATTTTGCATGGTACTTAGAAAAAGTTCCGGGTTCATTTATCTTCTTGGCAACACCTTCACCTATTGAAGGAAAAGTTTGGCCTCACCACAATCCCAAATTTGCCTTAGATGAATCGCAATTTTACAGAGGAGCAGCGCTCTTTGCAGCTTATGTAATGAAGGAACTTGGTAAATAA